A stretch of Arachis hypogaea cultivar Tifrunner chromosome 15, arahy.Tifrunner.gnm2.J5K5, whole genome shotgun sequence DNA encodes these proteins:
- the LOC112749190 gene encoding uncharacterized protein: MSPSVELPPPDPSEKSDLAPVRMTWDTWLTAGLLNHYPGQDVRRVEWLSKRRPFIAEGRELRWIKNDKERVRMGCMDDECPWLVHLSYNKSLQYYLVKTYKNDHTCARDMGSNAACQHWISLKVEKRMNTQPHMRTNEAIDFLREEFSLTAHPKMVYRAVRKARERIMGNEREQYSNGFKSGCRPLIHLDGYFLKTYYGGQLLIAVAQDANNQFYVVAYGVAKSETKESWKWFLTLLEEDLGDVQTHGWNFMSDQQKGLLPALKAVMPNAHHQNCVMHI; the protein is encoded by the exons ATGAGTCCCTCCGTGGAATTGCCTCCGCCGGACCCGTCGGAGAAGTCTGATCTAGCTCCCGTGAGGATGACGTGGGACACCTGGTTGACAGCTGGACTGCTGA ATCACTACCCAGGCCAAGACGTTCGCCGTGTGGAGTGGCTGTCGAAGCGGCGTCCATTCATTGCTGAGGGTAGGGAGCTTAGGTGGATTAAGAATGACAAAGAGAGAGTGAGGATGGGATGCATGGATGATGAGTGTCCGTGGCTGGTTCATTTATCATACAACAAGTCTCTGCAATACTACCTGGTTAAGACTTACAAAAATGACCATACATGTGCAAGGGACATGGGAAGTAATGCGGCTTGTCAACATTGGATTAGCTTAAAGGTTGAGAAGAGAATGAATACACAGCCTCATATGAGGACAAATGAGGCTATTGACTTTCTCAGAGAAGAATTCTCACTCACTGCACATCCAAAAATGGTTTACAGAGCAGTTAGAAAGGCAAGAGAGAGAATCATGGGTAATGAGAGGGAGCAATATAGTAAT GGGTTCAAAAGTGGGTGTAGGCCATTGATACATCTTGATGGCTATTTTCTGAAGACTTATTATGGTGGACAACTCCTCATAGCAGTGGCCCAGGATGCCAATAACCAATTTTACGTGGTTGCCTATGGAGTAGCTAAGTCTGAAACTAAGGAATCCTGGAAGTGGTTCTTGACTCTACTCGAAGAGGATTTGGGGGATGTGCAGACTCATGGTTGGAACTTTATGTCCGACCAACAAAAG GGACTGCTACCTGCTTTGAAGGCAGTTATGCCAAATGCCCATCACCAGAACTGTGTGATGcacatttga